The Collimonas fungivorans Ter331 genome has a segment encoding these proteins:
- a CDS encoding type VI secretion system Vgr family protein, with protein MSSLPQSILALVQGRQHNRILRLSFPHGDGPRTTLVANRLEAEEGLSRDFEYTVEVLADDASIPLKDIQGKMVTVELVCGDGSLRYFNGYVFEFRLAKTDGSVAFYSMILKPWLAYLRLRKNNLLFHGKTLREQTQDIFNEYGKHADWDAQIKGNDLPFTMACQFDESDHNYLHRRWEAAGWHYWYEHSENGHQLVLSDDSTQAEPIAGNSSEIRFQRHAGAQEEDAIGEWTPVRQIVQSRVALSGFNFKAPIPANLDIPTINQQGDVLDVESYEYAGAYGFKDRQDGDAMAKRQMEQIEASGKHVAAAGNSRFAAPGRSFLLTGHFNLGSSDQAAGSGKNEFLIVSVVHSASNNYLQQADAVAAYDNRLICIRKNIPWRPARGFNSVDTRIQAPQTATVVGPAGQDVYVDEYARVRLQFHWDRIGVNDEKSSAWVRVASSWAGSDLGSISTPRIGSECIVQWLDGNPDHPIITGAVYNQQNMPPWQLADQQVLTGLRSREFGTGGSGRSNHLILDDSNGKIQAQLKSDHQHSQLSLGNITRIEDNAGRKDFRGEGWELRTDGHGVARSAKGMLITTEARANAASHIKDMGETVQRLSQATDGHQALAELAEQSGAQEAPAQQTNVALALKGQNQAIQGGAAEGQDSFPELAAPHLVLTSPAGIETTTAQSMHIASTQHTAISSGKSLSIASGDSLFASVAQTFRLFVHKAGMKMIAAAGDIDVKALSNNINLLAKLNISVTAERITITAKEEVLINGGGSYVKHNAGGIEYGTNGPHVVHAASRSLPGPKSLPVKTQPDICVSCMQEANQQASTLTKRL; from the coding sequence ATGAGCAGTTTGCCTCAATCCATCCTGGCCCTTGTGCAGGGCCGCCAGCATAACCGGATATTGCGCTTGTCCTTCCCTCACGGCGACGGGCCGCGCACCACATTGGTGGCGAATCGTCTCGAAGCCGAAGAAGGCTTATCGCGCGATTTCGAATATACGGTTGAGGTGCTGGCAGATGATGCCAGCATCCCGCTCAAGGATATCCAGGGCAAGATGGTGACCGTTGAACTGGTGTGCGGCGACGGCAGCCTGCGCTATTTCAACGGCTATGTCTTTGAATTCCGTTTGGCCAAGACCGATGGCAGCGTGGCGTTTTATTCGATGATCCTGAAGCCGTGGCTGGCCTATCTCCGGCTCCGGAAAAATAATCTCCTGTTCCACGGCAAGACCTTGCGTGAGCAAACCCAAGACATCTTCAACGAGTACGGCAAGCATGCCGACTGGGATGCGCAGATCAAAGGCAACGACCTGCCGTTCACCATGGCTTGCCAGTTTGACGAATCCGATCACAACTATCTGCACCGCCGCTGGGAAGCCGCCGGCTGGCATTACTGGTATGAACATTCCGAGAACGGGCATCAGCTGGTTCTGTCGGACGATTCCACGCAAGCCGAACCGATTGCCGGCAACAGCTCGGAGATCCGCTTCCAGCGCCATGCAGGCGCGCAGGAAGAAGACGCCATCGGCGAATGGACTCCGGTGCGGCAGATCGTGCAGTCGCGGGTTGCCCTGTCGGGATTTAATTTCAAGGCGCCGATTCCGGCCAACCTTGATATCCCCACCATCAACCAGCAAGGCGACGTGCTCGATGTCGAGTCATATGAATATGCGGGTGCATACGGTTTCAAGGACCGCCAGGACGGCGACGCCATGGCCAAGCGGCAGATGGAACAGATCGAAGCCAGCGGCAAGCACGTGGCGGCGGCAGGCAACAGCCGGTTCGCTGCGCCTGGGCGTTCGTTTCTGCTGACCGGTCACTTCAATCTTGGCTCATCCGATCAGGCCGCGGGATCGGGCAAGAACGAGTTCCTGATCGTCAGCGTGGTCCATAGCGCCAGCAACAATTACCTGCAGCAGGCCGATGCGGTGGCTGCCTATGACAACCGCCTGATCTGCATACGCAAGAACATCCCCTGGCGTCCGGCGCGCGGTTTCAATAGCGTCGACACCAGGATCCAGGCGCCGCAAACGGCGACTGTAGTGGGACCGGCCGGGCAGGATGTCTATGTCGACGAATACGCCAGGGTCAGGCTGCAATTCCATTGGGACCGCATCGGCGTCAATGACGAAAAGAGTTCGGCCTGGGTGCGTGTCGCCAGTTCGTGGGCCGGCAGTGACCTCGGATCCATCTCCACGCCGCGCATCGGTTCCGAATGCATCGTCCAGTGGCTGGACGGCAATCCGGACCATCCGATCATTACCGGCGCTGTCTACAACCAGCAGAACATGCCGCCATGGCAGCTGGCCGACCAGCAGGTATTGACCGGCTTGCGCAGCCGCGAGTTCGGCACCGGCGGCAGCGGACGCAGCAATCACCTGATCCTGGACGACAGCAACGGCAAGATCCAGGCGCAGTTGAAAAGCGACCATCAGCATAGCCAGCTTTCTCTCGGCAATATCACGCGCATCGAAGACAATGCCGGCCGCAAGGATTTCCGCGGCGAGGGATGGGAGCTGCGCACCGACGGCCACGGCGTCGCCCGCTCAGCCAAAGGCATGCTGATTACTACCGAGGCCCGCGCCAACGCGGCTTCGCATATCAAGGACATGGGCGAAACGGTGCAACGTTTGTCGCAGGCTACAGATGGTCATCAGGCGCTGGCCGAATTGGCCGAGCAGAGCGGCGCCCAGGAAGCGCCGGCACAGCAAACCAATGTTGCGCTGGCGCTCAAAGGCCAGAACCAGGCAATCCAGGGCGGCGCCGCCGAAGGCCAAGACAGTTTTCCTGAGCTGGCGGCGCCGCACCTTGTATTGACCAGCCCGGCCGGGATTGAAACGACGACGGCGCAATCGATGCATATCGCCAGCACCCAGCATACCGCGATCAGCTCCGGCAAGAGCCTGTCGATCGCCAGCGGCGACAGCCTGTTTGCCAGCGTCGCCCAGACGTTCCGCCTGTTTGTCCACAAGGCCGGCATGAAAATGATCGCAGCGGCAGGCGATATCGACGTCAAGGCGCTGTCGAACAACATCAACCTGCTGGCCAAGCTGAACATCAGCGTGACTGCCGAGCGCATCACCATCACCGCCAAGGAAGAAGTCCTGATCAACGGCGGCGGCAGCTACGTCAAGCATAATGCCGGCGGCATCGAATACGGCACCAACGGCCCGCATGTGGTGCATGCCGCAAGCCGCAGCTTGCCCGGCCCGAAAAGCCTGCCGGTCAAGACCCAGCCGGACATCTGCGTCAGCTGCATGCAGGAGGCGAATCAACAGGCTTCCACGTTGACCAAGCGTCTCTGA